Genomic DNA from Oreochromis aureus strain Israel breed Guangdong linkage group 13, ZZ_aureus, whole genome shotgun sequence:
TCCATACTGCTTTTGATACCCAAGGGAAAATGTAATGGCGAAGAGGTAGTTTCTTGAAAAATGTTAAGCTGTTAATTTTCAACTAATTTCCCAAGTACAAGTTAGATTtaacaaaaaagtatttaagaTTTAGTTTAGAGATTCTATTTGCTTCACAAATTCACATAATTTCATTTGAGATCGTGATGGTAAAATATAGGTAATATAACAGGGTACAACAGAGTACCTCACACAtctaaataatttaattattgtagaagaAGAACAGTATGCTAAAGCTAAAACAAGCTTTTGATAAAGTGTGGTATGGTTTATGATAAAATAAAGAAGAGATCAAAAAAGCTGATTACTGTACAAGATTTAATTGGTCACTACCTGCATTTTAAAACTGACAACACAGCTGGCTGAAACAAAATGGAATTGAACAAATTTTAATCAATTTTTGTAAAAGTAGAAAAGTTACTTTATTAATGATAACAGGGGGCTAATGTGGCCGTCGGGTAATTGCTAATGGTTAAACGGCTAATGTTAAAATCTGTGCCAGTCAGGTTAACGTTTTTAACTCTTTAACACTTTATTGTTGTTCTAACAGGAACTTTACTGACCCCTTTAAATTCCTCCTAAAGTGTTGCTCAGTGTTATGAATGTTATGAACTACTTTTGCTGTTAatgagaggaggaggtgggtgCCTGTCTGCGTGAAGTGGTGCTGTGTGAAGGTATGCATCTGCTGGACGAGGCACCAAAGTCACTGTTTGTATCAGTGTTGTTCCAAATGAGTATCTaattcaatattaattttaGTGTGAATGAATATCtgaatatcatttttttttttttttttttttgactaccCAAATGCTGTTGTGTATATAAACTGAATGCAGCGTCAGCAAGCAACTTTCACACAATGCTACTATAAATCTAGTAGAGATTGAGAACACATTATGAACAGTGATAAGTTATGTGCTTTACTTGAAACAGCATTTTCTGCACTTTTCCTGAAATCTACCAAACACAGTCTTGGCAGTGAATAATTTAGACTCTGTATTGTAATCCGCCAGCATAGTAGAGACATAATTAACTGTTCAGTACTGTTTCATTGTctgattttctttctctgtcccttgtttctttttattttcctctccaACAGCTAGCAGTGGGTCTCTCAGGGCAGAGCCATGGGTGCGTTCCTGGACAAGCCCAAAACGGAGAAGTACAACTCACATGGCGAGGGCAATGGCCTGCGCTATGGGCTAAGCTCCATGCAGGGCTGGCGGGTGGAGATGGAGGATGCTCATACAGCTGTGTTGGGGCTTCCAGCCCCTGGTATGACTGACTGGTCCTTTTTTGCTGTGTACGATGGCCACGCAGGCTCTAAAGTTGCCAATTACTGCTCCAAGCATCTTCTTGAGCACATAATCACCGCTAGCTTAGGGGCTGGAAACACACAAGGCTCTCAGTCTGGATCAGATGGCTCCAACGCTCCAGCACCAGTTCCGCCTGCAGTGGAGGCTGTGAAAACCGGCATCCGGACAGGCTTCCTGAAAATAGATGAGCACATGCGCAGCTTCTCCGACCTTCGAAATGGCATGGACCGCAGTGGCTCTACAGCAGTGGGaattcttctgtcacctgatcATTTCTTCTTCATTAACTGTGGGGATTCTCGAGCAGTTCTCTACCGCAATGCACAGGTGTGCTTCTCCACACTTGACCACAAGCCTTGCAACCCACGTGAGAGAGAGCGCATCCAGAATGCTGGCGGTTCAGTGATGATTCAAAGGGTTAATGGGTCACTGGCTGTATCAAGGGCCTTGGGGGACTATGATTACAAGTGTGTGGATGGTAAGGGTCCCACAGAGCAGCTGGTTAGCCCTGAACCAGAGGTGTTTGTGATGGTTCGTGCCCCGGAACAGGATCAGTTTGTGATTTTGGCGTGTGATGGAATCTGGGACGTTATGTCCAATGAGGAGTTGTGCGAGTTTGTGAAATCGAGGCTTGAGATCTGTGATGATCTGGAGAAAGTCTGCAATGAAGTGGTGGATACCTGTCTGCACAAGGTATGTACTTATTTGTTTTGGAGTTTATCATTTGTATATTTTGCTGTGACATCCTCTGCTTTCTTTTGACTTATGGAGATGTACATGTGTAGAAAATTTTGTCAGCAAGATGTCCATTTGAATTTCCTGCCATAGAAGAACACTATATGATGAAGAAAGTTTTAgagaatgttttattttgttgaacAAGAGCTATTTGTAACAGCTTTAATGGCTCAGTAAACTTTCCCTTACTaaaaaaaggagacagaaaaaTTGTTTTGGCAGTCTtgaaaacaggacaaaaaatgaaaagaatgaagTACAGAGCTTTGAAGTACAAAATGCTTGAAAGATGGCTTCAAGTCTTGCAGGTTACTCCTTAATCCTGACCAGCAGCTGTTATCTGCTTGAATTCAATAAATAATAGATGggggaaaaatgtattttattgcttATTTACTGTATGTTTTTGATAGAATCATGTTCTACTTGGCTCTGAGTTACAGTGCAGGTTATTCAGTCACTTATTCCCTATGAAAAATTAAAGCTATACAACATCTTCTTTTAACCtgctctttcttctctttctttatttGTCTGTCCTCTGGTCCATCTTAGGGGAGTCGGGATAACATGAGTGTTGTGTTAGTGTGTTTGCCCAACGCTCCCAAAGTATCGGAGGAAGCTGTGAGGAAAGACACTGAGCTCAACAGTTACCTGGAGTCTCGAGTTGAAGGTGAGAGTGGCTGAATGAAGAAAAAATGTCTATGTATTAATAGTCTTTGCGGGAATGAATTCTACACAcacaattttaatttaaataggGTACTGGGGGAAAAATGGACAGCTGGGGATTTATTGATAACCTTTCTTTATATGTAAAGTTTTTTGCCTATATTTACACCCATCTTATTTCAGCTGAAACTGTGCATCATATCTGTATATTCCCTCGATTGACCTTGCTACTTGCTATTGTCTAACCTTCAGCCAAATTTGCTCAGGCTCACAGCAGAAGAATGACACCATCATGACCTCTTTTTCCACTTCAGCGAGCATCTCCCCTCTTTATTCCCTCTTCGCTCCTCTCCTCCCTTCCTTCACTCAAACATTCACTGTCTTGTTGGAATGAATTTCCTTCTCCTTTCCTGTACTCGTTGCCCCTTTCTTCTTTCTAATTTCAACccatatcattattattattattattattattatttttttttgtctctgggAGCACGAGACCCTTTGAACACAGCGCAGCCTTTCTGGTCAGCTCTCTTCGCTCGCTATGTGCTGTTTGAGATACCGGTCACttaagaaatacatttttttagctCTGAGGAATAACTTAAAAACTTTAaggattcattttgtttttacctgTCTGATACCAGTGTCATcttgaaataaaatgtttaaaaaaaaggcctTAATATCAACCGTAAGACTCTGAAATGGAGATTAAAATACAGGTAATTATTTCATGTTATAAAGTAAGTTCATGTTGGCTGAAAAGCACTCTAAAATGGGTCAAAATCATTCCACTTTTGAAGGTACAGTTCAGAAGttcaaacagtgtttgtgtAAAGCAGGCTAGATGCTTGGCTTAGGGTACTGTCTAATACTGgaagacagaggagagagggAATAGAACAAAACAGAGAGGGAGGAATTCTCTGGCGGAACATTATCTTGGCCCTATGCCACTCCCAACTCAGTTGCAGGCCTCTTTCTGTCACCatctttctccctctcctcgTTTCAGAGACACACTGGCTTCCACAAATTGACTTGTATGTTTTCCATCTTCACTTCCTTTCTCCTCATTCGTCACATTTTTGGTCTCTGTCCTTCTGCTGTtctgctctccctcctctgtCTTTGCACAGACGTTCATGGCTATCATCAGCTCTTTTAATACCGACTTGTGTAACAACATGTCTGGTGCTGTTTTAGAGATGCTGTCTCGGCCAGGGGAGGAGGGGTTTCCGGATCTGGTAACAGTGATGAGAAACCTGTCCACTGACAGCGGCATGCCCCCTCTGCCACCAGGGGGTGGTCTTGCCAGCAAGTAAGCACCATttgacatttattaaaaaaaatgattaaaatatgaAAGTGTTAAACATCTATAATACTTCATTATGTGCTCAGACAGTGGTAATTATAGAAATGTTacaaatttgatttatttttaacagctACACCTTTACTCTACTTAGTCCTCCACTGTCTTGTAGCTTCGATTGATGGCTCTAACCAATACCTTATGAAATTTTTTTGTATCTGTGTTCCTCTTGCAGACGCAGTGTTATTGAAGCAGTATACAACCGTCTGAACCCATACAGGGAGGAGGATGGAGTAAGTATCAGTATATATGAAACATAAGTGCTTTGTCTTTGACCATTTAGAcataaaatgctgaaaatgttgaGGGCACATGGCAAATTTGAATTTCAGCTGTCCTATGTCTCAAGTTTCTTTAACGTATGACTTTAAATGCACTTAGTTGGCTGTAGTTGTACATTTAAATTAACAGTTGATCAGCTAATTATGTAGTCACAGAGTAAGTGTGTATGCTCTGTGTAACATATTCCCATGAAATACCAGTGGGAGATCTTCTTTTGTTAATCTTATGTTGATTCATCTCATGTGGTGGCCTAAGCTGGTGATTTATAGACAAAGTATAAAATTACTGACTTAAGATGTGGCTTTGAGCCCATCCCCTTTCAGTTATGTTAAATGCTGTTTTTCTCTACGCATGGTGCAAGATGATACAGCTTTGTCAGGAAATGTTTGAGTGGAACTATGAAGTTGCAAGTGAAGATATTCATTTTCAGGTTATCTGCTTCAAAtaggcttttttttaaatcatttattttatttgcctCCACCGCTCGGAGCTTTCTTTATCCTATCAGAAAAGTGTATGAAGACTCTTTAGTTAGGCTTTTAAGTGCAGTTATCTGACACTGGTATGAGAAGTTTTCCCATGTTTGAGCATGAGAATGTGATATGTGAAtgtacatttctaaatttaCTTTGCTGCTGAATGGTAGATTTTGCTCTGCATCCTTCAGCTTTAGTGTCTTTATGtgtaatttgaattttttttaaatttgccaATATGAACACAGACATTCACGCTCTCATACTGACACCCATTCACATACTGAATGAGGTAGTAAatctacaataaaataatagcAGATAAAGGCAAATACTAACaacaaatagaaaagaaaaacatccaccTTTTAAAGCTTTCAagtttaatgtttaataaaagAGTTTCCCCTGTAAGCCTGGTTTTCAAATGTTGTAGTGGTTGTAAGTGACAGTGACAGGAGATACTGTGCAGTGACTTTGACAGTGCTGTTTAACTCATTACATTACCTTCTGCTTTTTCTACTGGCAGAAGTTTTCCACTTTAgtcagcattttaaaatttgtgtCCTCATATTCGCCTTTTGTAAGTGACATATGTAGATGCTGTTTTATACATCATGTGCATAAAAAATGGAATCCAAAATTATGTCCCAAGGAAAATATTGACTAATTTTTATTTGCCAGTAAAGACAGACACCCTTTGttactctgattttttttttttttttttacaaccatagactgtatatgaaagatAGCAATGGATAATTTAGTTTCGAACTCTGCATTTTAAATTCTTCAGTGTAAGCATTTTGGCTACCACAACTTTGGTGTTGGAGGCAGAAGTGACCTTTTTGGACAATAAGGGTGTGTACTAAGCTAGCAACTGGCAAACTTAGTTGACAGTTTGTAGACTCCACTGGTGCAATACACACACTactgctaattagtgctaaatAATAGACTAATAAAATACTAGGGTATGAGTAAACAACACTGAAGGACAAACACACGGATTGTACTGCACAAGACACCAAGCTGtgttatttgtcagataatAAAGGCACCAACAGCACACACAGGCTGTTCAATTTATTGACTAAACTTGGTGACTGATTTAGATTCTGTTTGTGGAATTCTGACGGGATGGTAGCTAAGATGGCTATTTTCACACCCTAGATAAACTGAGGTATGAAGCACCAgtgtaagaaaaataaagattgTTTTGaactgaatcatgcaaagcttctACTAGGGCTGAAATGAACATAATGGGTCCAGTTTACTTGAGGTGGATTGCTATAATAAGCTTTTCACTAATGTTTaatggaaagtttaaaaaatgtccAGGTGTTCTTTTCTAACTAGCAGCTTCATGTTCTTTGAGGTAATGGACAGTGCCAAGGCACTTGTTGAGCCAGGTTTTTAACCTGCATTTACATTTGCAGGTTACAACACATAAGCTCATTATAACCATAGAGGAGGAAAAACAATCAGCTTATATAAACAGTATTGTTATTGTTGTCCTCTTTCGAATATAGGCCTGTTTCTctatttttataattattatcattattattaaggGTAAACTGTTTGAGTGCTTATGAAATGGTTGCACTCCAAGTTTTGTCCAAGGATTCAGTGTTTTCTACAGAGATGGAAAATATGGAATTTTAAATCTTGGATTTTGCAGCTGTTGTTACCTGCATGCATATTTCACACAAACATGTCCTTTGACAATCACGACATGAAAAAAGGGGATCAAATATACATAAAGAAGTTAACTGCACAATtcactgatttctttttcttttttgtggacccatttattatttttttttaaaagagagaaaTTTTTGATTGTTTTCACTATTTACTTGCCACTTAATTACTTTTGGTATAGTACGAATGGCCATTGGAGGGTCTGTTAAATTCATGAAAAtatagttaaaagtccaaaatttatgTCTTCCTTCACATTTATCATAGCGGTCCAGTGGGCCGGATTGGAGTCTGTGTCGGTGCAATTTtggcccccgggccttatgtttgagaCCCCTGTTGCAGTAAATGGCTTACAGTACTGCATGTGttaatgtatgtatgtaaatgtttttaaaggattGATAAGTTTTGTGTCTGTGAGAGAATCTCACACTGAGATTGAGGCCACTATTGTATTGTTTAGAATGATAAGCACTGCAGTGTCCTTAAAGAGCTCTACCTGCATATTAAGGGGTCTTGtgtggtgtgggtgtgtgtgtcctgtTAGCTGGATGTGATATTTGCCTCATGGTGTTGTCTTGGATTTTCTGTAATGAGTTAGAGGTACTGTGATTGTTTGCTTTGTGTACACATAATCATGGAAAAGAAATCCACACATGAAACGGATATCGGCGCCCCTTAAAACCACAGTGGGTAGGTTCTGTGTGTGACTGTACACTGTAACGAAAAGTTTTGAGTGCTACCACCTGCTAGGTGTTAGGAGAAAGAAACAAGGCTGCTTGTCATAACATTGTCAAATAGAGCCATCCTAGTTTAACCTTGGCAGGTTTCTTTGTCTACATTAAGTGGCTAAGCCGTCCTCTACAGCTGCTGGAAAGAAGCATGTCATAGTAGCTCAATTAGTGCTGGTTGCACCCttcatttaaacatattttgcaCATGGTGTGTAGTAAGGTACGCACCTGTAGTCACACAAACATTGACAAGGGATGTATCTATTGTCTAACTGTGTGTTCACCCTCTGATTAACGCAGCCCTCCTGTTTCATTTGGTAAGTGATCACATATATAACTGTTACACCCCCACCTCCCCCTTTTCCAACCCCTCAtctacacacatgcatacaaccacacatgcacacatgtgtacaaacacacattctTACAGGCATGTAAGTGGTGACCTGCTACACAAATCCTCCCTGTTACACCTTCATCTGTCTCTACTCCCTTCTCTGATCTGCTGTCCTGCATGTGGAGGTCCATTTAGAGTTTAAGGCGTGTTCATGTGGACGTCTGCAGACATGATTGTCGAGGTCTGATGAGGATGAATGATAAAGGTGTTTCTAGTCCTGTCCGTCCCCCCCCTCTCACGTCACAGGCATACAAACACGCATGCACTGTTCCTACACGCATGCATCGCTGTCTCACTCAGTCTTTCAGCAGCTGCACGCAACTATACAACAGTCTTTGTTTCTGTGTCCCTCCTCGAAATAAGACGGAAGGCCTTGCAGTTGTTTTGTTGGAATATGTTAAAGAAAGACTCCGGAGACCGAGGTTGAAGATGTTTACTGCCTCACGCTGCTGTTGTAACAGCATTGTAAATATAttgtgttgtttctttgttgAGTTGTGTTGGTCGTAAGGAAAACTGACCTTCAGGTCTGGGTTTGGGGGAATAAATCCTTgagtttcacttttaaaatgttttgtttagtttttgtttgttttttttgctttttataaaaagtgtcttttttttttttttctccccacccTTCTTCTCCTTCCTTTGTTTCCTGACTTTTCTCTTATTTCTTCTTCCTCTATTTTACTCTTCTTGTCTTCCCTgttttctcctctccctcctttcCTTTTGCAGAGTGGAGCGGAATTGGAGTACCACTGGTAGCTGTCCAGTGCAACTGCCTGATCGAAAATACAGGACCACTATACCACATGAGATTACATTCATTGTcaccttttaattttttctgtaattcttttttttcccacactgaGAATAACTGAAGCTGAAATCTTGGTTTTAAAAACACCTAATGTGGAGGACTGCAaaactgtttttctctctttttttttttttcttttttttttaatagaaaaaaaatggaggggggaggggggggacaCTGCGTTCATGTTCTGACTCAAGAACTGAATCTACAATATAAACAGAGCGAGGAGGAGAGGCCAACAAGCACAGTTTCTCTTGCcccttgtgtgtttgtttgtttgtttgtttgtttttttttgtttttttgtggattTGCAGAGACAGGACACAGGTCTGAATCTTTTAGGGTTCTGTGGTGCCTTGCTTagaccagagagagagagagagaagggaggaCCTCACAACTCGCCAGCCAGCCACGACCAAAACCAACCACTAGTGGATTCATTGTAAACACTGAGAAGGCTTAAAGTGGTTTGTGGCATTATTTCTTTGGAAGTGTGAACTTTTTCTTGCATCTGACGGGGAGTTGATCGACCACACAAGCCTGCAACTCAACTACACACCTTAAGCTACACTGTCCAGTTCAGGATCTGGGCATTACTGGTACACAAACAGGGGCCAACACTTCACTTACCAATGGACATGGCTCACTGGAGATCACCTTACAGAACTcacagaaatgtaataaaaataactaaatgaaTCACTATCCAAAGACCTTGAGGTTAAAGCCTCAAATTCAGGGTCTGAAAGCCTGAGAATCCACACCTGACCATAAGGGGAGCACTTATGTGAGAGACTTTTTGGCACCAAATCCCAGTTTGGCTCCTGGATATTATGTCCAGACTTAAATGGGACGTGGACTGGTTTGCCCAGCTGCAAATACATTAAACTTGAGCGTGATAGCGACTCTTCTTGCACGTCTGCTTACTTTCTGTCTGCTCATCTCTTTCAGGATATTGTCACTTGATTTGTCACTCTTCCCTTCTGTCtgccttatttttaaaaaaaatttttgttttaacttcAGTTTCTCTGCCTCTTCATAGGGCAGAAGAGACTCGGCTCTCATTTTGCATTTGCAGACAATGCCAGAATCATAAGCTTTTGAGCCTGCTGTTGTTGAAGATATTATAGAAAGATAGAAACTGTATATGAaattcataaatataaaaaatatatatagagagatatcTATATAGACAGAAAtattttgatttgtttgttgtCACTTAAATTCCCAGCCATGGTATTCATTGCGGCCTAAtgtcgaaaaaaaaaaaaaaaaagaagggggggAAACACCTCCCCACCCAATAAAAAACCCCATGATGCTGCACACACCGTTCCCACACAGCAGCGTTCCAAAGACAGGGTTTGGGGTAAAGGAATTCCAACCGCCCCCTCATCCTtaacacatgcgcacacacaatCCTGCTCATGCTACAGCTTGCCTTTTTCTATCTCTCTGATatcctgtgtgtgtatatatattaaaaaaagaagaaaaaacaaaaaatacctttttttttttggtttagaTTGTAAACATTTATTACCTTAAATATATGCTTTTTTTtggtatactttttttttaattactattGCTGTGGTCCTGTTACAAATGgataaagaaaacaacaagaggAACCTGAAACATACCTTTTACAACATATTGGGAGACTTGGGTTTTGGCTATTCACTGTATGAAGTCAAAGGAGGGACACTGTAGGCAGAGGAGAAGGGGTTCTACACTGAGAGTTAAATTCACAGTCACTGAATTGgtgtcctttttcttttttcccctcttttcccACAACCACCTTCATTGACTTTACCTTGAAGGCACAGGACAGTTGCTGATTTAGGTTGGATTTGGGTTTACCAGGAGTCTTTTGTGTTAACCTAAGCACTAAAAAAGTGATGGAAGCTTTAGAAATGGATATTTGTCAGGAAAAAACTCAAGTCTTTTACagtgtgcacacacatgcattgtctatgtgtgtgtgtagtattTAGATGGGGTTAAAATATGCTATAAATACAGAATCATTTAATGGCATGTAATGTGCTTTCTGAAGTGGCAGTATTGGAAGAGAATACACCTGACAGAGATTGCTGGCTGGTTAATGTTATTGTGGTACACTTGCTCTTGGTGCCATATGACAAATAGGTACTTGAATGTGTAGTTCTTTTGCAGTTACAGTTGTTTTATTGCAATGATATAACTTTTCTTTGTGGTGGAGGGAGTGGGAGGGGTGGTATCTCCTATTGGTGCATGTTTTGTGATTGAGGAAGGAGTGTAATTTGCGTGTGATATGCACTGGGTGGGCGGGTGGGTGATAATGTGGACAATGTTCAGTGTGGTGAAACACAATGTTGGAGAGGAAAGGCAGTGATAGAGGAACAACCTGTAGATGAACTGGAGCACAAATGAGGATATTAATTCACTTTTAGGGACTTAACGTACAAATTAGATTTCCCTTACTTTAAAACCCTAAACCACATGTTTCCCACCATTCCCATTGTGGACATTGTCATATCTCATATTCGCATACTTTTTAACATTGTGCAAGCTTTTACCACACTGAACACGGTcttcagtttaggtttttgtttaAGCTATATCAGACACTGGGCTTGGAGAGAATTTAAGGGAGGGAAGGACAGagacatttatttttctgaatgtAATTCTTCATTACTCACACTGATTCCACTGCATGGACTGAATACAAGCAGCACTGCAGCATCACATTCTCTCCTCATCGGTCATTTAATGGCAGAACAAGCTACCTTGGCttcctttgtttaaaaaaaaaaaaaaaaaaagtatatactTGATCATTATtctgattgtggaatataaTGTCAGAACTTATGTGGGAAGAcataagataaaggagactTTGAAAGTTTGGCAATGCCTGGATAATTTGACCCTGACTTGTTGCTATGATTTAACGTTCTGTTGAGTAAAGAGAATTTTACAAGCATTTGGTCTCC
This window encodes:
- the ppm1ba gene encoding protein phosphatase 1B; the encoded protein is MGAFLDKPKTEKYNSHGEGNGLRYGLSSMQGWRVEMEDAHTAVLGLPAPGMTDWSFFAVYDGHAGSKVANYCSKHLLEHIITASLGAGNTQGSQSGSDGSNAPAPVPPAVEAVKTGIRTGFLKIDEHMRSFSDLRNGMDRSGSTAVGILLSPDHFFFINCGDSRAVLYRNAQVCFSTLDHKPCNPRERERIQNAGGSVMIQRVNGSLAVSRALGDYDYKCVDGKGPTEQLVSPEPEVFVMVRAPEQDQFVILACDGIWDVMSNEELCEFVKSRLEICDDLEKVCNEVVDTCLHKGSRDNMSVVLVCLPNAPKVSEEAVRKDTELNSYLESRVEEMLSRPGEEGFPDLVTVMRNLSTDSGMPPLPPGGGLASKRSVIEAVYNRLNPYREEDGSGAELEYHW